From Scomber scombrus chromosome 9, fScoSco1.1, whole genome shotgun sequence, one genomic window encodes:
- the pabir2 gene encoding protein FAM122B isoform X2 codes for MNNSGVMPQEKMELDLDIPSSLVQTDGHLRRSNSAPMINGLSDNSQVFQREVLRSRRNSTTVVNRPNMVPSSPIRVPSTRLHQIKQEEGVDVMNRETAHEREVQAAMQISQSWEESLSLSDNDLEKSASSSPKRIDFVPVSPAPSPTRGIGKKQCFSPSLQILVSSNGLTPSPIPSPTRRFSRRSQSPINCIRASILGPMKRKGEMETESQPKRLFQGTTTMLSSDVSNLSELSSCHSPDLLDGSLSSVSSSTDSPGKMEGVSPSSSSNSPFTSLQDLSPK; via the exons ATGAACAACTCAGGAGTCATGCCACAAGAAAAGATGGAGCTGGATCTGGACATCCCATCTTCATTAGTTCAGACCGATGGACACttgaggagatccaacagtgcACCAATGATAAATGGCTTAAG CGATAACTCCCAAGTGTTCCAGAGAGAGGTGCTGCGTAGCCGGAGAAATAGCACTACAGTTGTCAACAGGCCCAATATG GTCCCATCATCACCCATCCGAGTTCCCAGCACCAGGCTTCATCAGATTAAACAA GAGGAGGGTGTAGATGTGATGAACAGAGAAACTGCTCATGAGCG GGAAGTTCAAGCCGCTATGCAGATAAGCCAATCCTGGGAAGAAAGCCTGAGTCTG agTGACAATGACTTGGAGAAGTCTGCATCGTCGTCTCCGAAGCGCATTGACTTTGTCCCCGTGTCTCCTGCACCATCCCCAACCAGAGGGATAGGAAAAAAG CAGTGTTTCTCTCCTTCACTACAAATTCTTGTGAGCAGCAACGGCCTAACACCGAGCCCAATACCCAGCCCAACACGACGATTCAG CCGGCGGAGTCAAAGCCCAATCAACTGCATCAGAGCCAGCATACTCGGGCCAATGAAACGTAAAG GTGAGATGGAGACGGAGAGTCAACCTAAGAGGCTCTTCCAGGGCACCACCACCATGCTGTCCTCTGATGTGTCCAACCTGTCAGAACTGAGCTCCTG tcactcTCCAGATTTGCTGGACGGCAGCCTCAGCAGCGTCAGCTCCTCCACAGATTCCCCGGGCAAAATGGAGGGAGTGTCGCCCTCCTCGTCCAGCAACTCGCCCTTCACCTCCCTCCAGGACTTGTCTCCAAAGTGA
- the pabir2 gene encoding protein FAM122B isoform X1: MNNSGVMPQEKMELDLDIPSSLVQTDGHLRRSNSAPMINGLSDNSQVFQREVLRSRRNSTTVVNRPNMVPSSPIRVPSTRLHQIKQEEGVDVMNRETAHEREVQAAMQISQSWEESLSLSDNDLEKSASSSPKRIDFVPVSPAPSPTRGIGKKQQCFSPSLQILVSSNGLTPSPIPSPTRRFSRRSQSPINCIRASILGPMKRKGEMETESQPKRLFQGTTTMLSSDVSNLSELSSCHSPDLLDGSLSSVSSSTDSPGKMEGVSPSSSSNSPFTSLQDLSPK; this comes from the exons ATGAACAACTCAGGAGTCATGCCACAAGAAAAGATGGAGCTGGATCTGGACATCCCATCTTCATTAGTTCAGACCGATGGACACttgaggagatccaacagtgcACCAATGATAAATGGCTTAAG CGATAACTCCCAAGTGTTCCAGAGAGAGGTGCTGCGTAGCCGGAGAAATAGCACTACAGTTGTCAACAGGCCCAATATG GTCCCATCATCACCCATCCGAGTTCCCAGCACCAGGCTTCATCAGATTAAACAA GAGGAGGGTGTAGATGTGATGAACAGAGAAACTGCTCATGAGCG GGAAGTTCAAGCCGCTATGCAGATAAGCCAATCCTGGGAAGAAAGCCTGAGTCTG agTGACAATGACTTGGAGAAGTCTGCATCGTCGTCTCCGAAGCGCATTGACTTTGTCCCCGTGTCTCCTGCACCATCCCCAACCAGAGGGATAGGAAAAAAG CAGCAGTGTTTCTCTCCTTCACTACAAATTCTTGTGAGCAGCAACGGCCTAACACCGAGCCCAATACCCAGCCCAACACGACGATTCAG CCGGCGGAGTCAAAGCCCAATCAACTGCATCAGAGCCAGCATACTCGGGCCAATGAAACGTAAAG GTGAGATGGAGACGGAGAGTCAACCTAAGAGGCTCTTCCAGGGCACCACCACCATGCTGTCCTCTGATGTGTCCAACCTGTCAGAACTGAGCTCCTG tcactcTCCAGATTTGCTGGACGGCAGCCTCAGCAGCGTCAGCTCCTCCACAGATTCCCCGGGCAAAATGGAGGGAGTGTCGCCCTCCTCGTCCAGCAACTCGCCCTTCACCTCCCTCCAGGACTTGTCTCCAAAGTGA
- the hprt1 gene encoding hypoxanthine-guanine phosphoribosyltransferase, with translation MATSSSCVVISDEEQGYDLDLFCIPKHYATDLDRVYIPHGLILDRTERLAREIMKEMGGHHIVALCVLKGGYKFFADLLDYIKALNRNSDRSIPMTVDFIRLKSYCNDQSTGEIKVIGGDDLSTLTGKNVLIVEDIIDTGKTMKTLLELLKQYNPKMVKVASLLVKRTPRSVGYRPDFVGFEVPDKFVVGYALDYNEYFRDLNHICVISESGKEKYKA, from the exons ATGGCGACATCCAGCTCCTGTGTTGTG ATCAGTGATGAGGAGCAGGGGTATGACCTGGACCTTTTCTGCATACCAAAGCACTATGCCACTGATTTGGATAGGGTCTACATCCCACATGGACTCATCTTGGACAG GACAGAGAGACTGGCCAGAGAGATCATGAAGGAAATGGGGGGGCACCACATCGTGGCCCTCTGCGTCCTCAAAGGGGGCTACAAGTTCTTTGCAGACCTGCTTGACTACATCAAGGCCCTGAACAGGAACAGCGACCGCTCCATCCCAATGACAGTGGACTTCATCCGCCTCAAGAGCTACTGT AATGACCAGTCGACAGGTGAAATCAAAGTCATCGGAGGAGATGACTTGTCTACGTTGACAGGCAAG aatgTCTTGATTGTGGAG GATATTATCGACACAGGGAAGACAATGAAGACGTTACTGGAACTCCTCAAACAGTACAATCCCAAAATGGTTAAAGTAGCAAG TTTGTTGGTGAAGAGAACACCAAGGAGTGTTGGCTACCGACCAGACT TTGTAGGATTTGAGGTCCCGGACAAATTTGTGGTGGGATACGCGCTAGACTACAACGAGTACTTTAGAGATCTAAAT CATATCTGCGTCATTAGTGAAAGCGGGAAGGAGAAATACAAGGCATGA
- the phf6 gene encoding PHD finger protein 6 translates to MSGQRKGAASRLLKCAFCRTNRDKECGQLLLSDSQKVAAHHKCMLFSSALVTSHSENENIGGFSIADVKKEIKRGNKLMCSSCHRPGATIGCDVKTCRRTYHYYCAVKDKAQIKENPSQGIYLVYCRKHRDASQDGIQDEEEGVANDSDSSPSQGRGRGRFEKGRAKVGSRGQSEDTRSTSSQAADEESSSHRDRSPLRSSPGESGQRCGFCHAGEEENETRGMLHSDNSKKVAAHYKCMLFSSGTVQLTTTSRAEFGNFDVKTVIQEIKRGKRMKCTLCTQLGATIGCEIKACVKTYHYHCGVQDKAKYIENMARGIYKLYCKNHSGNEERDEEDEERENRSRERAAIDHGGRPSTQVNGN, encoded by the exons ATGtcaggacagaggaaaggagctgcATCGCGGCTGCTGAAATGTGCCTTCTGCCGAACCAACCGGGACAAGGAGTGCGGGCAGCTGCTGTTGTCCGACAGCCAGAAGGTGGCAGCCCACCACAAGTGCATG cttttctcctctgctctggtCACATCTcactctgaaaatgaaaatattggaGGGTTTTCCATCGCGGATGTGAAAAAGGAGATCAAGAGGGGAAATAAATTG ATGTGTTCTTCATGTCACCGGCCGGGCGCTACCATCGGCTGCGACGTGAAGACGTGCCGGAGGACGTATCACTATTACTGCGCTGTGAAGGACAAAGCCCAGATCAAAGAGAATCCCTCACAAGGGATTTACCT CGTTTACTGTCGCAAACACCGGGATGCTTCTCAGGATGGCATTCAAG ATGAGGAAGAAGGTGTGGCCAACGATTCGGACTCATCGCCTTCACAAGGCAGGGGCAGAGGAAGGTTCGAGAAGGGCAGAGCGAAGGTGGGATCTCGCGGCCAATCAGAAGACACTCGCTCCACCTCCTCGCAGGCGGCAGACGAAGAGAGCTCTTCCCAC cGGGATAGGTCACCTCTGCGGTCAAGCCCGGGAGAAAGCGGCCAGCGCTGCGGCTTCTGCCACGCCGGTGAGGAAGAGAATGAAACAAGGGGCATGCTTCATAGCGATAACTCCAAAAAGGTGGCAGCACACTACAAGTGCATG CTTTTTTCGTCGGGAACGGTCCAGCTGACCACCACATCGCGGGCTGAATTCGGGAACTTTGACGTGAAAACGGTCATCCAAGAAAtcaagaggggaaaaagaatG aaATGCACACTCTGCACTCAGTTGGGTGCTACCATTGGGTGTGAAATCAAAGCATGTGTGAAGACCTACCACTATCACTGCGGCGTGCAGGACAAAGCCAAGTACATAGAAAACATGGCGCGTGGTATCTACAA acTATATTGTAAGAACCACAGTGGCAATGAGGAGAGGGATGAGGAAGACGAGGAACGAGAGAATCGCAGTAGAGAAAGGGCAGCAATCGACCACGGAGGAAGACCGTCAACGCAAGTGAATGGCAACTAG
- the cab39l1 gene encoding calcium binding protein 39, like 1 — protein sequence MPFPFGKSQKNPAEIVRSLKENVAYMEKLDAGDSKKCEKVAEEVSKNLATLKEVLCGTGDKEPQTEAVAQLAQELYNTNLLIALIANLQRIDFEGKKDVVHLFSNIVRRQIGTRTPTVEYISTHPQILFMLLKGYESAEVALNCGMMLRECLRHEPLARTLLFSEELYCFFRYVELSTFDIASDAFASFKDLLTRHKIMCADFLENNYDRVFTEYEKLLHSDNYVTKRQSLKLLGELLLDRHNFTVMTKYISRAENLKLMMNLLRDNSRNIQFEAFHVFKVFVANPNKTQPVLDILLKNQTKLVEFLSHFQTDRSEDEQFCDEKNYLIKQIRDLKRPVAPEEA from the exons ATGCCTTTTCCTTTCGGGAAGTCACAGAAGAATCCAGCTGAAATAGTGCGGAGTCTGAAAGAGAATGTGGCATACATGGAAAAGCTGGACGCTGGAGACAGCAAGAAGTGTGAAAAG GTTGCAGAGGAAGTGTCAAAAAATCTGGCTACCCTGAAGGAGGTACTCTGTGGAACAGGTGACAAGGAGCCTCAGACCGAGGCAGTGGCTCAGCTCGCACAAGAGCTGTACAACACCAACCTCCTGATTGCTCTCATTGCAAATTTGCAGAGGATTGATTTTGAG ggGAAGAAGGATGTGGTTCATTTGTTCAGTAATATTGTGAGACGTCAGATTGGCACCAGAACACCCACGGTAGAATACATTTCTACACACCCTCAGATCCTCTTCATGCTTCTAAAAGG ATACGAGAGCGCAGAGGTGGCTCTGAACTGTGGAATGATGCTGAGAGAGTGCCTGCGTCACGAGCCTCTGGCACGGACGTTGCTCTTCTCTGAAGAGTTGTACTGCTTTTTCCGTTACGTGGAGCTCTCAACCTTTGACATAGCCTCAGACGCTTTTGCCTCATTCAAG GATCTCCTCACAAGACACAAGATTATGTGTGCAGACTTCCTTGAGAATAACTATGACAGG GTGTTTACAGAATACGAGAAACTCCTGCACTCTGACAACTACGTTACTAAACGACAGTCTTTGAAG CTCCTTGGGGAACTTCTCCTGGATAGACACAACTTCACTGTCATGACAAAGTACATCAGTCGGGCAGAGAACTTGAAGCTGATGATGAACTTGCTAAGAGACAACAGCCGGAACATCCAATTTGAGGCGTTCCACGTCTTCAAG GTATTTGTCGCAAACCCCAATAAGACTCAGCCGGTGCTGGACATACTGCTGAAGAACCAGACCAAGCTAGTGGAATTCCTGAGCCACTTCCAGACAGACAGATCCGAGGATGAGCAGTTCTGTGACGAGAAGAACTATCTGATTAAGCAGATCCGGGACCTGAAGAGGCCCGTGGCACCCGAGGAAGCTTAA